A DNA window from Rossellomorea marisflavi contains the following coding sequences:
- the aldA gene encoding aldehyde dehydrogenase, translated as MKQYQLYINGEFVDSSSGEVSDVINPATEEVISKVPKGTEEDVDQAIDAAHKAFLSWEKVPSTERASYLHKMADKLEERKEQFVEMLTEENGKTVKASEDEINTAIDYFRYMAGWALRYEGEILQSERSNENILVYKKPIGVVSGIVPWNFPMFILARKVAPAIVTGCTIVLKPSQYTPNTACEFAKIVDEIGLPKGVFNLVTGKGSDIGNRMAGHPRVGLVTMTGSYPAGSKVMEAAANSITKVNLELGGKAPAIVTKHANIDLAVDRIKTSRITNSGQACTNAERVYVHESVAEEFISKITEAMKNTTVGDPTSRDSDIGPLVNKDRIEEVSEMVNNAVEAGARILTGGKAIEGKGFYFEPTVLVDVKQDMEIIQEEIFGPVLPIMTYSDFDEVIELANDTEYGLSSSIFSENLHEVMRAANELHYGETFVNRENFEAIHGYHAGRGQSGLGGADGKHGLHDYLETHVIYLEYDENYKG; from the coding sequence ATGAAACAGTATCAGCTATACATTAATGGTGAATTTGTAGATAGTTCTTCAGGTGAAGTTTCAGACGTCATCAACCCTGCCACGGAAGAAGTCATTTCGAAAGTCCCAAAAGGAACCGAAGAAGATGTGGATCAGGCAATCGATGCCGCCCATAAAGCATTCCTATCGTGGGAAAAGGTCCCGTCCACTGAACGTGCATCCTATCTGCACAAGATGGCCGATAAACTGGAAGAACGAAAAGAACAGTTCGTCGAGATGCTGACGGAGGAAAATGGTAAGACTGTCAAAGCGTCCGAAGACGAGATCAATACAGCGATCGACTACTTCCGCTACATGGCAGGATGGGCCCTCCGCTATGAAGGTGAAATCCTCCAAAGTGAGCGTTCGAACGAAAACATCCTCGTATATAAAAAACCGATCGGCGTTGTATCCGGGATCGTCCCTTGGAACTTCCCTATGTTCATTCTTGCAAGGAAGGTGGCACCGGCCATCGTGACCGGCTGTACCATCGTCCTGAAGCCGAGTCAGTATACCCCGAATACAGCCTGTGAATTTGCCAAGATCGTCGATGAAATCGGCCTTCCAAAAGGCGTCTTCAACCTGGTGACCGGTAAAGGATCCGATATCGGTAACCGCATGGCCGGTCATCCACGGGTCGGACTCGTGACGATGACAGGAAGCTACCCTGCCGGCTCAAAAGTCATGGAAGCCGCAGCCAATTCCATTACGAAGGTAAACCTTGAGCTTGGCGGTAAAGCACCGGCCATCGTGACGAAGCACGCCAACATCGACCTTGCCGTAGATCGCATCAAAACCTCGCGGATCACGAACTCCGGACAGGCTTGTACGAATGCAGAGCGTGTCTACGTACACGAAAGTGTGGCGGAAGAGTTCATTTCCAAGATCACCGAAGCTATGAAAAACACAACGGTCGGTGATCCTACAAGCCGTGACAGCGACATCGGACCGCTTGTGAATAAAGACCGGATCGAAGAAGTATCCGAAATGGTCAACAACGCCGTTGAGGCAGGAGCCCGTATCCTTACAGGCGGTAAGGCAATTGAAGGAAAAGGCTTCTACTTCGAACCGACTGTCCTTGTCGACGTGAAACAGGATATGGAGATCATCCAGGAAGAAATCTTCGGCCCTGTGCTTCCGATCATGACCTACAGCGACTTCGATGAAGTAATCGAATTGGCCAACGATACGGAATATGGATTATCCTCTTCGATCTTCAGTGAAAACCTGCACGAAGTCATGAGAGCTGCCAATGAACTTCACTACGGTGAAACATTCGTCAACCGTGAAAACTTCGAAGCCATACATGGGTACCACGCCGGACGCGGTCAGTCTGGACTAGGCGGTGCCGATGGGAAGCACGGACTTCATGACTATTTGGAGACACATGTCATCTACCTTGAGTATGATGAAAACTATAAAGGGTAA